The Desulfovibrio psychrotolerans genomic interval CGAACTGGGTTGCACGGTGTTCGACTTTGGCCGGTCCACGCCGGACAAGGGAACATACCGCTTCAAGAAGCAGTGGGGAGCGGAACCGGTTCAACTGTACTGGCACTATCTGCTGGCAGAGGGCGCGCGCCTGCCCGGTGTGAATCCGGATAATCCCAAATACGACCTGCCCATACGAATTTGGAAGCGGCTGCCGGTTTCCGTGGCTACGTTCATGGGGCCGCATATTGTGAGGTGCATTCCGTGAGCAGGAAGATGCTGGCACCGGCCGGAATGCCGTTTACGCTTGCGGACATGGTTGCCGCTCTGGCCGCAGTGTTCAGCGGGGACGAGGCGTTGCGAGGCTTTGGCAGGGATGTGGAAGCGTTCAGCGGGCAGAAACATGTTTTTTTCTTTTCATCCGGCAGGGCGGCCATGAGCTGCGGGCTTACGGCGCTGCAAGCGCTGCATCCGCAGCGGGACGAGGTGCTGCTTCCCGCCTATACGTCCTATTCCGTACCGTCTGCCGTGGTGCATGCGGGGCTGAAGGTGCGCCTGTATGACCTTGACCCGCAGACCATGAGCCCGCAGCCGGAGAGCCTTGCGGCGGCCATAACCGGGAAAACACTGTGCATTGTGGTTTGCCATTTTTACGGCCTGCCTGCGGATATGCGGACGGTGCTGACCCTGGCGGCGGAGCGGGGCATTCCTGTTCTGGACGATGCGGCACAGGCGATGGGGGCCACAGCTTCCATCCATGACACCGAGGCCGCCAAAGGAGTTGCGAACGTCGGCAGCGGGCAGCGCAAGGCGGGAACAGCGGGTACGCTGGGCCTGTTCAGCATGAGCCGTGGCAAGACCATATCTGCCGTGGACGGGGGTATTCTGGTAACGGATGACGAGCGCCTTGCGCGGGCACTGACCGCTATGCCCCTGCGCAGCCCTTCCGTTCTACGGCAGATGAAGACCGCCATTATGGCGCTGGTGCTGTGCTTTTTTTTGCATCCGCGGCTGTACTGGATTCCTGCCGGGCTGCCGTGGCTCCGCCTTGGAGAGTCGCACTTTGCGCCGGAGTTTGCCGTGGCCGGACTTACGGCATTTCAGGCCGCGCTGGGCCGACGCATGCTGGCACGGTTGCCGGATATAAATGCCCGGCGCAGGGCCGTGGCTGCTTTATGGCGGTCACGCCTGAAAGGTGACGGTGCTGGTTGCATTGCGCCCCTGCCGGATACGGAACCGGTATGGCTGCGGGTTCCCGTTATGGAACAGGCGGAGGCGTTGCAGGAGTTCGGCATTGTGCGCGGCTACCCGCAAAGCCTGGACGCACTGGATGAGCTGAAACCGCACAGGCGCGGCAATGGCCCGTATCCCGGTGCCGCCCTGCTGGCGGAAAAA includes:
- a CDS encoding DegT/DnrJ/EryC1/StrS family aminotransferase, whose translation is MSRKMLAPAGMPFTLADMVAALAAVFSGDEALRGFGRDVEAFSGQKHVFFFSSGRAAMSCGLTALQALHPQRDEVLLPAYTSYSVPSAVVHAGLKVRLYDLDPQTMSPQPESLAAAITGKTLCIVVCHFYGLPADMRTVLTLAAERGIPVLDDAAQAMGATASIHDTEAAKGVANVGSGQRKAGTAGTLGLFSMSRGKTISAVDGGILVTDDERLARALTAMPLRSPSVLRQMKTAIMALVLCFFLHPRLYWIPAGLPWLRLGESHFAPEFAVAGLTAFQAALGRRMLARLPDINARRRAVAALWRSRLKGDGAGCIAPLPDTEPVWLRVPVMEQAEALQEFGIVRGYPQSLDALDELKPHRRGNGPYPGAALLAEKLMTLPTHCYVTEAAVDEAVQAMRKGRAA